From one Pan troglodytes isolate AG18354 chromosome 13, NHGRI_mPanTro3-v2.0_pri, whole genome shotgun sequence genomic stretch:
- the NMI gene encoding N-myc-interactor isoform X2 yields the protein MEADKDDTQQILKEHSPDEFIKDEQNKGLIDEIIKKNIQLKKEIQKLETELQEATEEFQIKEDIPETKMKFLSVETPENDSQLSNISCSFQVSSKVPYEIQKGQALITFEKEEVAQNVVSMSKHHVQIKDVNLEVTAKPVPLNSGVRFQVYVEVSKMKINVTEIPDTLPEDQMRDKLELSFSKSRNGGGEVDRVDYDRQSGSAVITFVEIGVADKILKKKEYPLYINQTCHRVTVSPYTEIHLKKYQIFSGTSKRTVLLTGMEGIQMDEEIVEDLINIHFQRAKNGGGEVDVVKCSLGQPHIAYFEE from the exons ATGGAAGCTGATAAAGACGACACACAACAAATTCTTAAGGAGCATTCGCCAGATGAATTtataaaagatgaacaaaataag gGACTAATTgatgaaattataaagaaaaatattcaactaAAGAAGGAGATCCAAAAGCTTGAAACGGAGTTACAAGAGGCTACCGAAGAATTCCAG ATTAAAGAGGATATTCCTGAAACAAAGATGAAATTCTTATCAGTTGAAACTCCTGAGAATGACAGCCAGTTGTCAAATATCTCCTGTTCGTTTCAAGTGAGCTCGAAAGTTCCTTATGAGATACAAAAAGGACAAGCACTTATCacctttgaaaaagaagaag ttgCTCAAAATGTGGTAAGCATGAGTAAACATCATGTACAGATAAAAGATGTAAATCTGGAGGTTACGGCCAAGCCAGTTCCATTAAATTCAGGAGTCAGATTCCAG GTTTATGTAGaagtttctaaaatgaaaatcaatgtTACTGAAATTCCTGACACATTgcctgaagatcaaatgagagaCAAACTAGAGCTGAGCTTTTCAAAGTCCCGAAATGGAGGCGGAGAGGTGGACCGCGTGGACTATGACAGACAGTCCGGGAGTGCAGTCATCACGTTTGTGGAGATTGGAG tgGCTGAcaagattttgaaaaagaaagaatacccTCTTTATATAAATCAAACCTGCCATAGAGTTACTGTTTCTCCATACACAGAAATACACTTGAAAAAGTATCAG ATATTTTCAGGAACATCTAAGAGGACAGTGCTTCTGACAGGAATGGAAGGCATTCAAATGGATGAAGAAATTGTGGAGGATTTAATTAACATTCACTTTCAACGGGCAAAGAATGGAGGTGGAGAAGTAGATGTGGTCAAGTGTTCTCTAGGTCAACCTCACATAGCATACTTTGAAGAATAG